A region from the Pelecanus crispus isolate bPelCri1 chromosome 11, bPelCri1.pri, whole genome shotgun sequence genome encodes:
- the PMS2 gene encoding mismatch repair endonuclease PMS2, whose translation MEVAAPCLQPAKAIKPIDHKSVHRICSGQVVLNLGTAVKELVENSLDAGATNIDIKLKDHGAELIEVSDNGGGVEEENFEGLTLKHYTSKIQDFSDLVHVETFGFRGEALSSLCALSDVTIFTCHKSAKVGTRLVFDHNGKITQKTPFPRQQGTTVNIQQLFYTLPVRHKEFQRNIKKEYAKMVQVLQAYCIVSKGVRINCTNQVGQGKKTSVVSTAGSPSLKENIGAVFGQKQLQSLMPFVQLPPKEAVCEEYGLNATDMPQNLYSITGFISRCDHGVGRSTTDRQFFFINQRPCDPAKVVKLVNEVYHLYNKHQYPFVVLNICVDSECVDINVTPDKRQILLQEEKLLLAILKTSLIEMFGSDVNKLNVNQKLLDIAGNLKKTLPEETEKPQVEMVPDSETENPSDEGKRIMTLARLRESFSLHQTTESHFQSPKKVKQQHSSPRQMSLDSTLSTVKTQKAVLSKESESRHKMDSNISIPSRYLRKLEDNADSGFCSTSESDAGCSTPEAGSSVKSEGVINPPEEEFCSSEEKLQNECLKTLGCSEKSLECDVQVLGTECKLNQVNDWTNQNQLSQEANSSSPRVKCFKSRSFKSEADDIKAGKCPEVKNTRNCMPSIDVLVEVKKKTVPLEFSMKVLAEKVKKVIQQQQKSTETQNYRRFKAKISPGENKVAEDELRKEISKEMFAKMEIIGQFNLGFIIAKLNSDLFIIDQHATDEKYNFEMLQQHTVLQGQKLIVPQNLNLTAVNETVLIENLEIFRKNGFDFVINENAPVTQRVKLVSLPTSKNWTFGPQDIDELIFMLSDCPGVMCRPSRVRQMFASRACRKSVMIGTALNVQEMRKLITHMGEIEHPWNCPHGRPTMRHIVSLDLISPE comes from the exons ctctgaaacATTATACATCAAAGATACAAGATTTTTCTGATCTAGTACATGTTGAAACATTTGGATTTCGAGGTGAAGCTCTGAGTTCACTGTGTGCATTAAG tgATGTTACCATTTTTACCTGTCATAAGTCTGCAAAGGTTGGGACTCGTTTGGTATTTGATCACAATGGCAAAATTACTCAGAAAACTCCTTTTCCACGACAACAAGGAACAACTGTTAACATACAGCAGTTATTTTATACTTTGCCGGTGCGGCATAAggaatttcaaagaaatattaaaaag gaATATGCAAAAATGGTCCAGGTATTGCAGGCATACTGTATTGTTTCAAAAGGAGTGCGGATTAACTGCACTAACCAGGTtggccaagggaaaaaaacctctgtggTATCCACTGCTGGAAGTCCtagtttaaaggaaaacattggaGCAGTATTTGGGCAAAAACAG ttgcagaGCCTCATGCCTTTTGTTCAGCTACCTCCTAAAGAAGCTGTTTGTGAAGAATATGGACTCAACGCTACTGACATGCCACAAAATCTTTATAG TATTACAGGCTTCATTTCTCGTTGTGATCATGGTGTTGGGAGGAGTACAACAGACAGACAGTTTTTCTTTATCAACCAACGTCCATGTGATCCAGCAAAG GTTGTCAAGCTTGTGAATGAAGTTTATCACTTATATAATAAACATCAGTATCCATTTGTTGTCCTTAACATTTGTGTGGATTCTG aGTGTGTTGACATCAATGTAACTCCAGACAAAAGGCAAATTTTACTTCAGgaggaaaagcttttattagcaattttaaaaacttctttgaTAGAGATGTTTGGTAGTGATGTTAACAAACTGAATGTCAATCAGAAACTTCTGGACATTGCAG GCAACTTGAAGAAGACACTTcctgaagagacagaaaagcctCAGGTAGAAATGGTGCCTGACTCTGAGACTGAAAATCCAAgtgatgaaggaaaaagaataatgaCTCTTGCCAGATTAAGGGAGTCATTCTCTCTCCATCAAACGACAGAGAGTCATTTTCAAAGCCCTAAAAAGGtaaaacagcagcacagctccccTAGACAAATGTCACTTGATTCAACTTTGAGTACTGTAAAGACTCAAAAGGCTGTTTTGAGTAAGGAGTCTGAGAGTCGTCATAAGATGGACTCAAATATATCAATTCCAAGCAGATATTTGCGAAAATTAGAAGATAATGCTGATTCTGGATTCTGTAGCACTTCTGAGTCAGATGCTGGATGTAGTACACCAGAAGCTGGGAGCTCCGTCAAGAGTGAAGGTGTGATTAATCCTCCTGAAGAAGAATTCTGTagctcagaagaaaaacttcaaaatgaaTGTCTTAAAACTCTTGGATGTAGTGAGAAATCATTGGAATGTGATGTTCAGGTCTTGGGCACTGAATGTAAGTTAAATCAAGTGAATGACTGGACTAATCAAAATCAGTTATCTCAAGAAGCCAATAGTTCTTCCCCAAgagtaaaatgttttaaaagcagaagctttAAAAGTGAAGCAGATGACATCAAGGCAGGTAAATGTCCTGAAGTGAAGAATACTAGGAACTGTATGCCAAGCATTGATGTACTGGtggaagttaaaaagaaaactgtgccACTTGAATTCTCTATGAAGGTTTTagcagaaaaggtaaaaaaagtaatacagcaacaacagaaaagtacagaaacacaaaattacagaagatttaaagcaaaaattagtCCTGGAGAAAATAAAGTAGCAGAAGATGAATTAAGAAAAGAGATCAG taaagaaatgtttgcaaaaaTGGAAATCATTGGCCAATTCAATTTAGGGTTTATAATAGCAAAGTTGAATTCTGATCTTTTCATAATTGACCAACATGCTACTGATGAGAAATACAACTTTGAGATGTTACAACAACACACTGTTCTTCAAGGTCAGAAGCTGATAGT GCCTCAAAATCTCAATTTAACAGCTGTTAATGAAACTGTATTGATTGAAAACctggaaatattcagaaaaaatggGTTTGATTTTGTCATAAATGAAAATG CTCCTGTAACTCAAAGAGTTAAATTGGTATCGTTGCCAACAAGCAAAAACTGGACTTTTGGGCCACAAGACATAGATGAGCTGATCTTCATGTTAAGTGACTGCCCTGGAGTCATGTGTAGGCCCTCCAGGGTCAGACAGATGTTTGCTTCTCGAGCTTGCAGAAAGTCT GTGATGATTGGAACTGCACTGAATGTGCAGGAAATGAGAAAACTGATCACCCATATGGGTGAGATTGAGCACCCCTGGAACTGTCCCCATGGAAGGCCTACTATGAGACACATAGTCAGTTTAGACTTGATTTCACCAGAATAA